In one Mycobacterium heckeshornense genomic region, the following are encoded:
- a CDS encoding IS110 family transposase: protein MIFIGDDWAEDHHDIYLMNTDGARLASRRLPEGLAGIRGFHELVATHAEEPGHVVVGIETDRGLWVEALTAAGYQVYAVNPLAVARYRDRHHVSGAKSDAGDAKLLADLVRTDRHNHRMVAGDTPIAEAVKVLARGHQNLIWARIRQTNALRSALREYYPAALEAFDDLSDRDALAILGRAPTPAEAAHLSLSKIRSALKAAGRQRNLDTRAQQIAALLRTEQLTAPAAVTAAFGATTRAAVGIIVELNCQIAELETELAAHFEKHPDADIYLSLPGLGVVLGARVLGEFGDDPNRYTDAKSRKNYAGTSPLTVASGKKRAVLARHVRNRRLYDAIDQWAFCALSTSPGARSYYDHRRAAGDLHHQALRALGNRLVGILHGCLRHRTIYNEHKAWAHRQTTHDTQAA, encoded by the coding sequence CTGATCTTCATTGGAGACGACTGGGCCGAAGACCACCACGACATTTACCTGATGAACACCGACGGCGCTCGGCTGGCCTCGCGGCGACTGCCCGAAGGACTCGCCGGTATCCGCGGGTTCCACGAGCTGGTGGCCACCCACGCTGAAGAACCCGGCCACGTCGTGGTCGGCATCGAAACCGACCGCGGCTTATGGGTCGAGGCGCTGACCGCGGCCGGCTACCAGGTGTATGCGGTCAACCCGCTCGCAGTGGCCCGCTACCGCGACCGCCACCACGTCTCCGGGGCGAAATCTGATGCCGGCGACGCCAAGCTACTGGCCGATCTGGTGCGCACCGATCGGCACAATCACCGCATGGTCGCGGGTGACACCCCCATTGCCGAAGCGGTCAAGGTATTGGCACGCGGACACCAAAACCTGATCTGGGCCCGTATTCGACAGACCAACGCGCTGCGCAGCGCTTTGCGTGAGTATTACCCGGCGGCACTGGAGGCATTCGACGACCTGTCAGACCGTGATGCCCTTGCCATTTTGGGCCGCGCTCCAACTCCCGCTGAAGCCGCACATCTGAGCCTGTCAAAAATCCGTTCGGCCCTCAAAGCCGCTGGGCGCCAACGTAACCTCGACACCCGCGCCCAACAGATCGCAGCCCTGCTGCGCACCGAACAGCTCACCGCCCCCGCCGCGGTCACCGCAGCCTTCGGAGCGACCACCCGCGCCGCGGTGGGCATCATCGTCGAACTCAACTGCCAGATCGCCGAGCTCGAAACCGAACTGGCCGCACATTTTGAGAAACACCCGGACGCCGACATCTACCTCTCCCTGCCAGGACTCGGTGTTGTGCTCGGCGCCCGGGTGCTCGGTGAGTTCGGGGATGACCCGAACCGCTACACCGACGCCAAGTCTCGCAAGAACTACGCCGGAACGTCACCCTTGACCGTAGCCTCAGGCAAGAAACGCGCCGTGCTGGCCCGCCACGTTCGCAACCGCCGCCTGTATGACGCGATCGACCAATGGGCGTTCTGCGCCCTATCAACCAGCCCCGGCGCACGCTCCTACTACGACCATCGCCGCGCCGCAGGAGACCTGCACCACCAAGCACTACGCGCCCTGGGCAACCGCCTCGTCGGCATCCTCCACGGCTGCCTACGACACCGCACCATCTACAACGAACACAAGGCCTGGGCACACCGCCAAACCACCCACGACACCCAAGCCGCTTGA
- the ettA gene encoding energy-dependent translational throttle protein EttA, with the protein MAEFIYTMRKVRKAHGDKVILDDVTLNFLPGAKIGVVGPNGAGKSSVLRIMAGLDKPNNGDAFLATGATVGILEQEPPLNEEKTVRGNVEEGLGDLKAKLDRFNEVAELMASDYSDELMEEMGRLQEELDHADAWDIDSQLEQAMDALRCPPPDEPVTHLSGGERRRVALCKLLLSKPDLLLLDEPTNHLDAESVQWLEQHLAAYHGAILAVTHDRYFLDNVAEWILELDRGRAYPYEGNYSTYLEKKAERLAVQGRKDAKLQKRLQEELAWVRSGAKARQAKSKARLQRYEEMAAEAEKTRKLDFEEIQIPAGPRLGTLVVEVDHLDKGYQGRTLIKDLSFSLPRNGIVGVIGPNGVGKTTLFKTIVGLEQPDSGTVKVGESVKISYVDQDRAGIDPNKTVWEVVSDGLDHLEVGHNVMPSRAYVSAFGFKGPDQQKPAGVLSGGERNRLNLALTLKQGGNLILLDEPTNDLDVETLGSLENALVNFPGCAVVISHDRWFLDRTCTHILAWEGDADNEAKWFWFEGNFGAYEENKIERLGIEAARPHRVTHRRLTRD; encoded by the coding sequence ATGGCTGAATTCATCTACACGATGAGGAAGGTCCGCAAGGCGCACGGCGACAAAGTCATCCTGGACGACGTCACGCTGAACTTTCTGCCGGGAGCCAAGATCGGCGTCGTCGGACCGAATGGCGCGGGCAAGTCGAGCGTCTTGCGGATCATGGCCGGCCTGGACAAGCCGAATAACGGTGACGCCTTCCTGGCCACGGGTGCCACAGTGGGCATCTTGGAGCAGGAGCCGCCGCTGAACGAGGAGAAGACCGTCCGCGGCAACGTCGAGGAAGGCTTGGGTGACCTGAAGGCCAAACTCGACCGCTTCAACGAGGTCGCCGAGCTGATGGCCAGCGACTACTCCGACGAGCTGATGGAAGAGATGGGCAGGCTGCAAGAGGAGCTCGATCACGCTGACGCCTGGGACATCGACTCGCAGCTCGAGCAGGCGATGGACGCGCTGCGCTGCCCGCCGCCTGACGAACCGGTCACCCACCTATCCGGCGGCGAGCGCCGCCGGGTGGCGTTGTGCAAGCTGCTGCTGAGCAAACCGGACTTGCTGCTGCTTGACGAGCCGACCAACCATCTCGACGCCGAAAGCGTGCAGTGGCTCGAACAGCACTTGGCCGCCTACCACGGTGCAATCTTGGCCGTTACCCATGACCGCTACTTCCTCGACAACGTCGCCGAATGGATCCTGGAGCTCGATCGCGGCCGCGCCTACCCCTATGAGGGGAACTACTCCACCTATCTGGAGAAAAAGGCCGAGCGGCTCGCGGTCCAGGGCCGCAAGGACGCCAAGCTGCAAAAACGGCTGCAAGAAGAGTTGGCCTGGGTCCGGTCCGGGGCCAAGGCCCGACAGGCCAAGAGCAAGGCGCGCTTGCAGCGCTACGAGGAGATGGCCGCCGAGGCGGAAAAGACCCGCAAGCTCGACTTCGAAGAGATCCAGATCCCGGCCGGACCCCGGTTGGGCACGCTGGTCGTGGAGGTGGACCACCTCGACAAGGGCTACCAGGGACGCACCCTGATCAAGGATCTGTCCTTCAGCCTGCCCCGCAACGGCATCGTTGGCGTCATCGGCCCGAACGGTGTCGGTAAAACCACGCTGTTCAAGACAATCGTGGGGCTCGAGCAACCCGACAGCGGCACGGTCAAGGTCGGCGAGAGCGTCAAAATCAGCTATGTCGACCAGGACCGGGCGGGCATTGATCCCAACAAGACGGTCTGGGAGGTCGTCTCCGACGGGCTTGACCACCTCGAAGTCGGTCACAACGTCATGCCGTCGCGCGCCTACGTCTCGGCGTTCGGGTTCAAAGGGCCTGACCAACAGAAGCCGGCCGGTGTGCTCTCCGGTGGCGAACGCAACAGGCTGAATCTGGCGCTCACGCTCAAGCAGGGTGGCAACTTGATCCTGCTCGATGAGCCGACCAACGACCTCGACGTCGAGACCCTCGGCTCGCTGGAAAACGCCCTGGTGAACTTTCCCGGCTGCGCCGTCGTCATTTCCCACGATCGCTGGTTCCTCGACCGCACCTGCACGCACATCCTGGCCTGGGAAGGCGACGCCGACAACGAGGCGAAGTGGTTCTGGTTCGAGGGCAACTTCGGCGCCTACGAGGAGAACAAAATCGAACGGCTCGGCATCGAGGCCGCCCGACCGCACCGAGTGACCCACCGGCGGCTGACCCGCGACTAA
- a CDS encoding NAD-glutamate dehydrogenase yields MRIDPPATSLHGGVDWTKFTRDEDIPDWIRKAYADSYRGPHSDKPPDAGTPSSAGLGAAEQPVEAVTAGLLSAHYRLGRHRPAGESRVAVYGADDPAGFGPALQVVTDHGTMLMDSVTVLLHRLGVAYLAIMNPVFEVRRSLSGDLLSVEPPTGATESVEETWIHVQLSPSVDRNALAEAERLLPGVLADVRQVATDAAAMIATLNELADDVDTNRNGHYEGPDRQDVAALLRWLTDGNFMLLGYQRCPVHDGRVYGDESTSSLGVLRRRKGSRPRLTDDTKLLGWAQTTAASYLRFGAYPYVVAVRENAEGSVFEHRFVGLFTVAAMNADVLGIPMISSRVRDALALADRDPSHPGQLLLDVIQTIPRSELFALSAEQLLSIAKAVVDLGSQRQALLFLRADPLGRFVSCLVYLPRDRYTTAVRLQIEEILVREFGGASLEFTARVTESPWALLHFMVWLTEDGHSVDTSESKRVRVQALLTEAARTWSDRLIGAAATGAIGQLQAEHYAAAFPESYKQAVTPNDAINDITVIDELTDDSVKLVLSEHDYDDTARLTWYLGGRTASLSQLLPMLQSMGVVVLEERPFTVTRPDGLAVWIYQFKITPQPTVPLAPPGPEREATAQRFSDAVAAIWQGRVEIDRFNELVLRAGLTWQQVTVLRSYAKYLRQAGFPYSQSHIESVLNENPHTAGALVALFEALFDPDPSGSRKTRDAQAAAAAVTADIDALVSLDTDRVLRAFASLIQATLRTNYFVKRVGSARSQDVLVLKLDAQLIGELPEPRPKFEIFVYSPRLEGVHLRFGHVARGGLRWSDRREDFRTEILGLVKAQAVKNAVIVPVGAKGGFVVKQPPLSTGDAAADRDAIRNEGIACYKLFISGLLDVTDNVDHTSGKVSPPPGVVRRDGDDAYLVVAADKGTATFSDIANDVARSYGFWLGDAFASGGSVGYDHKAMGITARGTWESVKRHFRELGVDTQSQDFTVVGIGDMSGDVFGNGMLLSKHIRLVAAFDHRHIFVDPDPDAASSWEERRRLFELPRSSWDDYDRSRISTGGGVYSREQKAIPISDQLRTALGIDDDVSEMTPPNLIRAILRAPVDLLFNGGIGTYIKAETENDVDVGDRANDAVRVNANQVRAKVIAEGGNLGVTARGRVEFDLCGGRINTDALDNSAGVDCSDHEVNIKILVDSLITAGKVKPEERSRLLESMTDEVAELVLTDNADQNDLMGTSRANAASLLNVHARQIKQLVAERGLSRELEALPSEKEIRRRAETGIGLTSPELATLMAHVKLALKDEVLASDLPDQEVFAARLPQYFPSVLRDRFGSEIRSHQLRREIVTTMLVNELVEAAGITYAYRITEDVGVKPVDAVRTYVATDAIFGIEKLWRQIRAADVPVATSDRMTLDTRRLIDRAGRWLLNYRPQPLAVGAEINRFGKKVQELTPRMSEWLRGDDKAIVEKEAAEFASQGAPEELAYMVATGLYRYSLLDIIDIADIVDRDPAEVADTYFALMDRLGTDGLLTAVSALPRDDRWQSLARLAIRDDIYASLRALCFDVLEVGEPDESGEEKIAEWEHTSASRVERARRTLTEIYESGAKDLAALSVAARQIRRMTRTSGRGSSG; encoded by the coding sequence ATGAGGATCGATCCACCGGCTACCAGCCTCCACGGCGGCGTCGACTGGACCAAGTTCACCCGCGACGAGGACATCCCGGACTGGATCAGGAAGGCCTACGCTGACAGCTACCGCGGCCCGCACAGCGACAAACCCCCCGACGCCGGCACGCCGTCGTCAGCCGGACTCGGTGCCGCTGAGCAGCCCGTGGAGGCCGTCACAGCCGGCCTGCTGAGCGCGCACTACCGGCTTGGGCGGCACCGCCCCGCGGGCGAAAGCCGGGTCGCGGTGTACGGCGCAGACGACCCGGCCGGGTTCGGTCCGGCGCTGCAAGTGGTGACCGACCACGGAACCATGCTGATGGATTCCGTCACGGTGCTATTACATCGGCTCGGCGTGGCTTACCTGGCGATCATGAACCCGGTATTCGAGGTGCGTCGCAGCTTGAGCGGAGACCTGCTGAGCGTCGAGCCGCCAACCGGTGCCACCGAAAGCGTCGAAGAGACCTGGATTCACGTCCAGCTGTCCCCGTCGGTCGACCGAAACGCTCTCGCCGAAGCCGAACGTCTGCTCCCCGGTGTCCTCGCCGATGTCCGGCAAGTCGCCACGGACGCCGCAGCGATGATCGCCACGCTTAACGAACTGGCCGACGACGTCGACACCAACCGCAACGGACACTACGAGGGACCAGACAGACAGGATGTGGCGGCGCTGTTGCGGTGGCTGACCGACGGAAATTTCATGCTGCTCGGCTACCAGCGTTGCCCCGTGCATGACGGGCGGGTCTACGGCGACGAGTCGACCAGCAGCCTGGGTGTGCTGCGCCGGCGCAAAGGGTCGCGCCCCCGGCTGACGGACGACACCAAACTGCTGGGCTGGGCGCAGACCACCGCCGCGAGCTACCTTCGTTTCGGCGCTTATCCGTATGTCGTCGCGGTCCGTGAAAACGCCGAAGGCAGCGTCTTCGAGCACCGCTTCGTTGGGCTTTTCACCGTCGCCGCGATGAACGCCGACGTGCTGGGTATCCCCATGATCTCGAGCAGGGTCCGTGACGCGCTCGCACTGGCCGACCGCGACCCGAGCCATCCGGGGCAGCTGCTGCTCGACGTCATCCAGACCATCCCGCGTTCGGAGCTTTTCGCGCTGAGCGCTGAGCAACTGCTGTCGATCGCCAAAGCCGTGGTGGACCTTGGATCACAGCGGCAGGCGCTGCTGTTTCTGCGTGCCGACCCGCTCGGGCGTTTCGTGTCTTGCCTGGTTTATCTGCCTCGTGATCGCTACACCACGGCGGTGCGCTTGCAGATCGAGGAAATTTTGGTGCGTGAATTCGGTGGGGCCAGCCTCGAATTCACTGCGCGTGTCACCGAATCACCTTGGGCACTACTGCATTTCATGGTCTGGCTGACAGAGGACGGGCATTCGGTCGACACGTCGGAGTCCAAACGGGTCCGCGTCCAAGCGCTGCTGACCGAGGCCGCCCGCACCTGGTCCGACCGGCTGATCGGTGCAGCCGCGACCGGCGCCATCGGGCAGCTTCAAGCCGAGCACTATGCGGCGGCGTTCCCCGAGTCCTACAAGCAGGCCGTCACCCCGAACGACGCCATCAACGACATCACCGTCATCGACGAGCTGACCGACGATTCGGTCAAACTGGTGTTGTCAGAACACGACTATGACGACACTGCGCGGCTGACATGGTATCTGGGTGGCCGTACGGCATCGTTGAGTCAGCTGCTTCCAATGCTGCAATCCATGGGCGTGGTGGTGCTCGAGGAGCGGCCGTTCACCGTCACCCGGCCCGACGGACTAGCGGTGTGGATCTACCAGTTCAAGATCACTCCGCAACCGACCGTACCGCTGGCGCCGCCGGGCCCCGAGCGAGAGGCTACTGCGCAGCGGTTCTCTGATGCGGTCGCCGCGATCTGGCAGGGCCGTGTCGAGATTGACCGGTTCAACGAGCTGGTGCTGCGTGCGGGGCTGACCTGGCAACAAGTCACGGTACTGCGCAGCTACGCCAAATACCTGCGGCAAGCGGGATTTCCCTATAGCCAATCGCATATCGAATCCGTGCTCAACGAAAACCCGCACACCGCAGGTGCGTTGGTCGCGCTGTTCGAAGCGCTGTTCGACCCCGACCCGTCCGGCTCGCGGAAAACCCGCGACGCGCAAGCAGCCGCCGCCGCGGTGACCGCTGATATCGACGCGCTGGTGAGCCTGGACACCGATCGTGTGTTGCGAGCATTCGCGTCGCTGATCCAAGCGACGCTGCGCACCAATTACTTTGTGAAGCGCGTCGGTTCAGCCCGCAGCCAGGATGTGCTGGTGCTGAAACTGGACGCCCAGTTGATCGGTGAGCTGCCGGAGCCGCGGCCGAAGTTTGAAATCTTCGTCTATTCCCCCCGCCTCGAAGGCGTGCATCTGAGATTCGGCCATGTGGCGCGCGGTGGACTGCGCTGGTCGGATCGCCGCGAAGACTTCCGCACCGAAATCCTCGGTCTGGTCAAGGCACAAGCAGTCAAGAACGCCGTCATCGTGCCCGTCGGCGCCAAGGGCGGCTTCGTCGTCAAGCAACCCCCGCTGAGCACCGGCGATGCCGCTGCCGACCGCGACGCCATCCGCAACGAAGGCATTGCGTGCTACAAGCTGTTCATCTCCGGGTTGCTCGATGTCACCGACAACGTCGACCACACCAGCGGCAAGGTCAGCCCCCCGCCAGGGGTGGTGCGACGCGACGGCGACGACGCCTACCTGGTGGTGGCGGCCGACAAGGGTACCGCCACCTTCTCCGATATCGCCAACGACGTCGCCAGATCCTACGGGTTCTGGCTTGGCGACGCGTTCGCCTCCGGCGGTTCGGTCGGCTACGACCACAAGGCGATGGGCATCACCGCCCGGGGCACTTGGGAATCGGTGAAACGACATTTCCGGGAGTTGGGTGTCGACACCCAAAGCCAGGACTTCACCGTCGTCGGCATCGGCGACATGAGTGGTGATGTGTTCGGCAATGGCATGTTGCTGTCCAAGCACATTCGGCTGGTGGCTGCCTTCGATCACCGACACATCTTTGTCGACCCGGATCCCGACGCCGCCAGTTCCTGGGAGGAACGGCGGCGGCTGTTCGAGCTGCCGCGTTCCAGCTGGGACGACTATGACAGGTCGCGGATCAGCACTGGCGGCGGGGTGTACAGCCGCGAACAGAAAGCCATCCCGATCAGCGACCAGCTGCGCACCGCGCTGGGCATCGACGACGACGTCAGCGAGATGACGCCGCCGAATCTAATCCGCGCGATTCTGCGGGCGCCGGTCGATCTGTTGTTCAACGGCGGTATCGGCACCTATATCAAGGCGGAAACAGAAAATGACGTCGACGTCGGCGATCGTGCCAACGACGCGGTGCGGGTCAACGCAAACCAGGTACGGGCCAAGGTCATTGCAGAAGGAGGCAATCTCGGTGTCACCGCGCGGGGCCGCGTCGAGTTCGACCTGTGCGGCGGACGGATCAACACCGACGCGCTGGACAATTCGGCCGGCGTGGACTGCTCGGACCACGAGGTCAACATCAAGATCCTGGTCGACTCGCTGATCACCGCGGGCAAGGTCAAGCCCGAAGAGCGCAGCCGCCTGCTTGAGTCGATGACCGACGAAGTAGCCGAGTTGGTGCTCACCGACAACGCCGACCAAAACGACCTGATGGGCACCAGCCGGGCCAACGCTGCCAGCCTGCTCAATGTGCACGCGCGCCAGATCAAACAGCTTGTCGCCGAACGTGGTCTAAGCCGCGAACTCGAGGCGCTGCCATCGGAAAAGGAGATTCGCCGGCGCGCCGAGACCGGCATCGGCCTCACCTCACCCGAGCTTGCGACCTTGATGGCACACGTCAAGCTGGCGCTCAAAGACGAGGTGCTGGCCAGCGATCTGCCCGACCAAGAGGTGTTCGCTGCCCGGTTGCCGCAGTACTTCCCCTCCGTGCTGCGCGACCGTTTTGGCTCTGAGATCCGCTCGCATCAGTTACGCCGTGAAATCGTAACCACGATGCTGGTCAACGAACTGGTCGAGGCGGCCGGTATCACCTACGCCTACCGGATCACCGAAGACGTCGGGGTGAAGCCGGTCGATGCGGTACGCACGTACGTGGCCACCGATGCCATCTTCGGGATAGAGAAGCTGTGGCGGCAGATCCGCGCCGCAGACGTGCCGGTTGCCACCTCGGACCGGATGACGCTGGACACCCGGCGCTTGATCGACCGCGCCGGACGCTGGTTGCTCAACTACCGTCCGCAACCGCTGGCCGTCGGCGCTGAGATCAACCGATTCGGGAAGAAGGTGCAAGAGCTGACACCGCGGATGTCGGAGTGGTTGCGTGGCGACGACAAGGCGATCGTGGAAAAGGAAGCCGCAGAGTTCGCGTCACAGGGCGCACCCGAGGAGTTGGCGTACATGGTCGCAACCGGGCTGTATCGCTACAGCCTGCTCGACATCATCGACATCGCCGACATCGTGGACCGCGATCCCGCCGAGGTCGCCGACACCTATTTCGCGCTGATGGACCGTCTCGGAACCGACGGTCTGCTGACCGCGGTGTCGGCGCTTCCACGGGATGATCGCTGGCAATCCCTGGCGCGCTTAGCGATTCGGGACGACATTTATGCTTCGCTGCGCGCGTTGTGCTTCGATGTGCTCGAAGTGGGCGAGCCCGACGAGAGCGGCGAAGAGAAGATTGCCGAATGGGAACACACCAGCGCCTCCAGGGTGGAGCGCGCCCGCCGGACACTGACCGAGATTTATGAGAGCGGAGCAAAGGATTTGGCCGCACTATCGGTGGCTGCGCGGCAGATCCGCCGCATGACGCGTACCAGTGGACGAGGATCGTCTGGGTGA
- the ssb gene encoding single-stranded DNA-binding protein → MFETPLTVVGNIVNDPIRREVGNHEVMKFRVASNSRRRGADGTWEAGNSLFVTVNCWGKLVSGVGASLRKGSAVIVVGHVYTSEYEDRDGNRRSAVEMRATAVGPDLSRCIARVEKTVAADTDPTPRADVEAVDPDQADHGDDAAGLPMTA, encoded by the coding sequence ATGTTTGAAACGCCGCTGACCGTGGTCGGAAACATCGTTAACGACCCGATACGTCGGGAGGTGGGCAACCACGAGGTAATGAAATTTCGGGTGGCGAGCAACTCGCGCCGCCGCGGCGCCGACGGCACATGGGAGGCCGGCAACTCGCTATTCGTCACCGTCAACTGCTGGGGCAAGCTGGTCTCCGGCGTGGGCGCATCATTGCGCAAGGGCTCGGCGGTGATCGTGGTGGGGCACGTCTACACCAGCGAGTACGAGGACCGCGACGGCAATCGGCGCTCGGCGGTGGAGATGCGCGCCACCGCTGTCGGCCCCGACCTTTCCCGTTGCATCGCGCGGGTGGAGAAGACGGTTGCCGCCGACACGGACCCAACACCGCGAGCCGACGTCGAAGCCGTCGACCCGGATCAGGCGGACCACGGCGACGACGCGGCGGGGCTGCCAATGACGGCTTAG